The window AATAAGATCTTTTTTGCCGGGAAGTTTCGAAAATGCCTCGATTTGCTTGGCATCATAAATTTCACCGTCAACTACCGCGCCCTTAATTACAAGAGCCGGAGCATCTTTTGCATATTCAAACAAGGTCTTAGCGGCAAGGTTTGCATCTTCTGCAATCATAGCCAAGGCTGTAGGTCCGGTTAACCAAGAATCTACATCCTTAATATCGGCATCTTCAAAAGCAATGCGTGCAAAATTATTGCGTACAACCTTGTATGTGCAAGCATTTTCTCTGAGCTTTTTGCGGAGCTCAGTGATTTGCTCAACCTTTAAGCCTCTGTACTCGGTAAAAATAAAAGCGGAGGAGGCTTTTACATCGTTTTTGATGCTTTCAATCGCTTCGGTTTTTTGGCGATTCGGATTTTTTGTTCTTAATGCCATTTTTACTCTCCTACCTTATAATCAACCCAAACACCGGGGCCCATTGTCGAACTAATCGATACGGATCTGATATAGTCGCCCTTTGCATCGGCAGGCTTTTTTCTCATCGTTTCGTTGATAAGAGCCTGTACGTTTTCCACAATCTTGGAAGAATCCATAGAAACCTTGCCAACAGGGAGATGAACAACTCCGCCCTTATCGGCGCGGAATTCTACACGGCCTTTTTTAAGCTCGTTTATAGCGCTTGCAATATCCGTGGTAACCGTTCCCGTCTTGGGGTTAGGCATTAAGCCTCTGCGGCCGAGTACCATACCCAAGCGTCCTACATCCTTCATCATATCGGGGGTAGCAACTGCGATATCAAAATCGAGCCAGCCGCCCTTTACCTTTTCGATATACTCCGTGGAACCGGCATAGGCAGCTCCTGCGTCAAGAGCTTCTTTTACTCTGTCGTCCGTACAAAAAACCAAAACCTTTTTTTCACCCCTAAACTGATGGGGGAGAACAAGGGTATCTCTAACGCTCTGTCCCTTACCAAGGGTCAAACTTACATGAACTTCAACTGTTTCATCGAATTTGGCGTATTTAAGCTCTTTGACAATATCAACAGCCTTGGGAAGCTCGTAGGATGCTGCAGAATCATACTTTGCAAGTGCATTTTTGTAATTTTTTCCGTGTTTCATACTAGCGCTCCACCTCTACACCCATACTTCGTGCAGTTCCTGCAATGATTTTCTTTGCAGCTTCAATGTCGTTTGCATTGATATCGGGCATCTTTGTTTTTGCGATTTCTTCCAATGCGGCCTTTGAAAGTTTTCCGACTTTTGCAGTAACCGATGTGGCAGAACCTTTTTCAATCTTACAGGCTTTTTTGATTAAAACCGATGCGGGCGGTGTTTTGAGGATAAAAGTAAAACTCTTATCGGCATATACCGTAATAACAACGGGGATAACCAAACCGGGCTCCATGGACTTTGTACGGTCATTGAACTGCTGTACAAACTGGGGCGCACTTACACCGTGCGGACCTAGAGCCGGGCCTATAGGCGGCGCAGGAGTTGCTTTTCCTGCGGGACACTGAAGTTTAATCTGTGTCACAACCTTTTTCTTTGCCATTTTCTCTCCTTCCGGTACAAACGGAGGTATTCCCTCCTCCCGTAATATACAACTAAAGTGCTGATGCCGAGCACCGCACCTTGTTTAAAATTTAAATGATTTCGGCTTGAGACATTTCGACTTCAACCGGTGTAGTACGGCCGAAGATCGCAACCATAACTCTTAACTTATTTTTATCTGCCATAACTTCATCGATGACGCCGGTAAACGAGGCAAAAGCACCTTCGATGATTTTAACATGCTGTCCTTCACTGAAATTTTGAATAACTCGGATATTCTTGTCGCCCTTAATTTCGCCTGTTTTTTGCAGGATTTCCTTTGCTTCATCGGGAGAAATAGGCTGAGGTTTTTCATTGCCTGCCGTTCCCAAGAAACCTGTAACACCCTGAATTTTGCGGATTTCGGAGCAAACACTTTTCCAGCCAAGATCGGGAAGGTTCATTTCGACCAGCATATAACCGGGAAGAAACTTGCGCTTAACATTGCGTTTTTTTCCGCCCTTATTTTCAATTACAAGTTCTTCAGGTATTTTTATATCTGTAACAAAATCAGCGGAGATAATCCCTTTTTCTATCAGAGTACGTATTGTTCTTTCAATTTTATTCTCA of the Treponema denticola ATCC 35405 genome contains:
- the rplJ gene encoding 50S ribosomal protein L10, whose protein sequence is MALRTKNPNRQKTEAIESIKNDVKASSAFIFTEYRGLKVEQITELRKKLRENACTYKVVRNNFARIAFEDADIKDVDSWLTGPTALAMIAEDANLAAKTLFEYAKDAPALVIKGAVVDGEIYDAKQIEAFSKLPGKKDLIAMFMSTVNATTSKFVRTLQAIVDKGGAQGAAPAEAKAEAPASEEKAADTPAEQPAESAPEAAPEA
- the rplA gene encoding 50S ribosomal protein L1, which translates into the protein MKHGKNYKNALAKYDSAASYELPKAVDIVKELKYAKFDETVEVHVSLTLGKGQSVRDTLVLPHQFRGEKKVLVFCTDDRVKEALDAGAAYAGSTEYIEKVKGGWLDFDIAVATPDMMKDVGRLGMVLGRRGLMPNPKTGTVTTDIASAINELKKGRVEFRADKGGVVHLPVGKVSMDSSKIVENVQALINETMRKKPADAKGDYIRSVSISSTMGPGVWVDYKVGE
- the rplK gene encoding 50S ribosomal protein L11 encodes the protein MAKKKVVTQIKLQCPAGKATPAPPIGPALGPHGVSAPQFVQQFNDRTKSMEPGLVIPVVITVYADKSFTFILKTPPASVLIKKACKIEKGSATSVTAKVGKLSKAALEEIAKTKMPDINANDIEAAKKIIAGTARSMGVEVER
- the nusG gene encoding transcription termination/antitermination protein NusG, with protein sequence MAKAWYILHTYSGYENKIERTIRTLIEKGIISADFVTDIKIPEELVIENKGGKKRNVKRKFLPGYMLVEMNLPDLGWKSVCSEIRKIQGVTGFLGTAGNEKPQPISPDEAKEILQKTGEIKGDKNIRVIQNFSEGQHVKIIEGAFASFTGVIDEVMADKNKLRVMVAIFGRTTPVEVEMSQAEII